From a single Salvelinus namaycush isolate Seneca chromosome 14, SaNama_1.0, whole genome shotgun sequence genomic region:
- the LOC120059204 gene encoding FERM domain-containing protein 4B-like — MTEGRLCQVHLLEDRKLELLVQPKLLSRELLDLVSSHFNLKEKEYFGLTFVDDSGQCKYLQLDRRVLEHDFSKRATGPIALNFLVRFYIESITLLKDNATVELFFLNAKVAVYNGDIEVESENVFKLAANALQEAKGNYSSDETTRIDLKKLPTLPNKVLKEHPSLTYCEDRVIEHYKQLKGVSRGHAIVQYLTLVESLPTYGVHYYEVKDKQGIPWWLGISYKGIGQYDLQDKLKPRKLYQWKQLENLYFQEKKFAVEVNDPHRRAVTKRTFGQTGLVIHTWYASHSLIKTIWVMAISQHQFYLDRKQSKGKITAAKSLGDIAVDLTEHGGGTKITRLGDNLQHNLVMASTGSLASTGSADSTVDEEQRKEKISELKKKEQEIQDVLTQKTKELKKICLLEAELTGKLPKEYPLFAGERPPHVRRRVGTTFKLDDLFPYNEDPYLRNLESRFALQQKIVEAAKKLASEAELCKTVKRKRRRNCQDAMRKLQQVEDEMNQYRIKKGKKPTQRASVIIADEFTRLETSSLSDSQILDDDDSDGAQRPRSRSVQCSPQLSPAHSLDHHNNKSLNRLAFDGQDASHHYHPREVSSAHSSPYKTLPRPPRDARSMPSTPVMTRNAYSSSQLRSDGNSQSFRHRSGSLESQQQLLKDTDSEKPVFTQSPASRNNSTEALGDCSSYTSQSSLDYAGNPHYCTLDSRIRNHQLHRRVEVYGNTGSMPNLVQNHIGFSDTYEPQAHYAPTAYYVAGYPCPDMEPYSNGAYVYENEMEGHYNVNPSYQVHNYGHERYRTYSSDRADSLAQNPYATMRLPRTRHGPRNEPLQKNMQKAMVAEHLRGWYHRSGGHIEAGRGLAGYDYNNGSQLSLGYQTMPAPFSHSSRTTSYSSVSSSTSTGNWRSQLTVGLTDNDNMAESPQHHHPWHLQPEPHPYQENIHGWKLHEHPLKVRGLE; from the exons ATGACGGAGGGGAGACTCTGCCAGGTCCATCTCCTTGAAGACAGGAAACTTGAGCTGCTGGTTCAG CCCAAGCTGTTGTCCCGTGAACTGCTAGATCTGGTGTCCTCCCATTTTAACCTCAAAGAGAAGGAATACTTCGGCCTAACATTTGTTGATGACAG TGGCCAGTGTAAATACTTGCAGTTGGACCGGAGAGTTCTAGAACATGACTTTTCTAAGAGGGCTACTGGGCCTATTGCCCTCAACTTCCTGGTCAG GTTTTACATCGAGAGTATAACACTGCTGAAAGACAACGCAACGGTGGAATTATTCTTCCTAAATGCAAAAGTTGCCGTCTACAAT GGGGATATAGAGGTGGAAAGTGAGAATGTATTCAAATTAGCAGCAAACGCCTTGCAG GAAGCAAAAGGGAATTACTCAAG CGATGAAACCACCAGAATAGATCTGAAGAAGCTCCCAACTCTTCCCAACAAGGTGCTAAAGGAGCACCCATCGCTTACATACTG TGAGGATCGAGTGATAGAGCACTACAAACAGCTGAAAGGAGTCTCCCGCGGACATGCCATAGTGCA GTATTTGACTCTAGTGGAATCCTTACCCACGTATGGTGTTCATTATTATGAAGTAAAG GACAAGCAAGGTATCCCATGGTGGCTTGGGATCAGCTACAAAGGAATTGGCCAATATGATTTGCAGGACAAATTGAAACCAAGGAAG CTGTATCAGTGGAAGCAACTGGAGAACTTGTATTTTCAGGAGAAGAAATTTGCTGTTGAGGTGAATGACCCTCACAG GCGGGCAGTGACCAAGCGTACATTCGGCCAGACCGGCTTGGTCATCCACACATGGTACGCCAGCCATTCACTGATCAAAACCATCTGGGTCATGGCCATCAGTCAGCACCAGTTTTACTTGGACAGGAAGCAAAGCAAG GGTAAAATAACTGCAGCGAAAAGTTTGGGTGATATTGCCGTCGATCTAACAGAGCATGGAGGAGGAACCAAGATAACCAGACTAGGAGATAACCTACAGCACAATCTCGTTATGGCTAGCACTGGTAGCCTGGCGTCAACAG GGTCTGCCGATTCAACGGTGGATGAAGAGCAGAGAAAGGAGAAGATCTCTGAGCTAAAGAAGAAGGAACAAGAGATCCAAGACGTCTTGACCCAGAAAACAAAGGAGCTGAAGAAAATCTGCTTGCTGGAGGCG GAGCTCACGGGCAAACTGCCAAAAGAGTATCCCTTGTTTGCAGGCGAGAGACCTCCTCATGTCAGACGACGCGTTGGAACGACCTTCAAACTGGATGACCTCTTCCCATACAACGAG GACCCTTATCTGAGGAACCTGGAGAGCAGGTTTGCTCTGCAGCAGAAGATCGTAGAAGCAGCTAAGAAGCTGGCCTCAGAGGCAGAGCTCTGTAAGAcggtgaagaggaagaggaggaggaactgtCAGGACGCCATGAGGAAACTGCAGCAGGTTGAAGACGAGATGAACCAGTACAGAATCAAGAAAGGCAAGAAGCCTACCCAAAGAGCCTCTGTGATTATCGCAG ATGAATTCACCCGTTTAGAGACCAGCTCCCTGTCAGATAGTCAGATTCTGGATGACG ATGACTCTGATGGTGCTCAGAGGCCCCGGTCACGGTCTGTCCAGTGCTCCCCTCAGCTCAGCCCCGCGCACTCCCTAGATCACCACAACAACAAGAGTCTCAACAGGTTAGCGTTTGACGGCCAGGATGCTTCACACCACTACCACCCCAGAGAGGTGTCATCCGCACACAGCAGCCCCTACAAAACCTTACCCAGACCTCCACGGGACGCACGCAGCATGCCCTCCACCCCCGTTATGACCCGCAACGCCTACAGCAGCAGCCAGCTCAG GTCAGATGGGAACTCTCAGTCCTTCAGGCACCGCAGTGGGAGTCTGGAGTCACAGCAACAGCTATTAAAGGATACTGACTCAGAGAAGCCAGTGTTTACCCAGTCCCCTGCCAGCAGGAACAACAGCACAGAAGCCCTGGGGGACTGCTCCTCCTACACCAGCCAGTCCAGCTTGGACTACGCAGGCAATCCCCACTACTGCACCCTGGACTCTCGGATCCGCAACCATCAGCTGCACAGGAGGGTGGAGGTCTACGGTAATACAGGCAGTATGCCCAATTTGGTCCAGAACCATATCGGCTTTAGTGATACTTATGAGCCCCAGGCACACTACGCGCCAACTGCTTACTACGTGGCAGGCTACCCCTGTCCAGACATGGAGCCCTACTCCAACGGTGCTTACGTCTATGAGAACGAGATGGAGGGCCACTACAATGTCAACCCCTCCTACCAAGTCCACAATTACGGACACGAGCGATACAGGACCTACAGTAGTGATCGGGCGGACAGCCTTGCTCAGAACCCCTACGCTACCATGAGATTGCCCCGGACCAGACATGGACCCCGCAATGAGCCCTTACAGAAGAACATGCAGAAGGCCATGGTGGCTGAGCACCTGAGAGGATGGTACCACCGCAGCGGGGGCCACATAGAGGCAGGTAGAGGTCTGGCTGGGTATGACTACAATAACGGCTCTCAGCTCAGCCTTGGATACCAGACCATGCCAGCCCCCTTCAGCCACTCCAGCCGAACCACCTCCTACTCCTCAG TTTCCTCATCCACCAGCACAGGAAACTGGCGCAGCCAGCTAACTGTGGGTCTAACAGACAATGATAACATGGCAGAGTCACCACAGCACCATCACCCATGGCACCTACAACCGGAGCCCCACCCATATCAG